One region of Quercus lobata isolate SW786 chromosome 2, ValleyOak3.0 Primary Assembly, whole genome shotgun sequence genomic DNA includes:
- the LOC115975407 gene encoding caffeic acid 3-O-methyltransferase-like isoform X2 — translation MSGTIENQVGEEDEACIQAMLISTTPIFCWVLKAATDLDLFGIIAGAGPAACMTPTEIASQLPTQDSEAPYRLDRMLRLLASHSVLTCSIHTLEDGRVERLYGLTPASQFLFEKEDRGSVACLSAFYSHRAVYEVSMHMKDAILEGGNLFKKVHGMPMFQYMDGDPTFKEMFFKIMDDHSTMIMKKILEVYQGFEGLKSLVDVGGGIGKCMNMIISKNPTTKGINFDLPHVIQKAPSYPGIEHVGGDMFHNVPKGDAIMIKI, via the exons ATGTCTGGAACCATAGAAAACCAAGTTGGTGAAGAGGATGAGGCATGCATCCAAGCCATGCTAATCTCCACCACGCCAATATTTTGTTGGGTCCTAAAAGCAGCCACTGATCTTGACTTGTTTGGGATCATTGCCGGAGCAGGGCCCGCTGCTTGTATGACACCCACAGAAATTGCTTCGCAGCTTCCAACACAGGACTCGGAAGCGCCTTATCGGTTGGATCGTATGCTGCGCCTTCTTGCTAGTCACTCCGTTTTGACATGCTCTATCCACACACTTGAAGATGGTAGGGTTGAGAGACTCTATGGACTCACACCAGCCTCTCAGTTCCTTTTTGAAAAAGAGGATAGAGGGTCCGTGGCTTGTCTTTCAGCTTTCTATTCACACCGAGCCGTTTACGAGGTCAG CATGCATATGAAGGATGCAATCCTTGAAGGTGGGAATCTATTTAAGAAAGTCCATGGAATGCCCATGTTTCAGTATATGGATGGGGATCCAACTTTCAAGGAGATGTTCTTCAAGATAATGGATGATCATTCCACAatgattatgaagaaaattCTTGAGGTATACCAAGGATTCGAGGGGCTAAAGTCATTGGTTGATGTTGGTGGCGGAattgggaaatgcatgaatatgatCATTTCCAAGAACCCTACCACTAAAGGCATTAACTTTGATTTGCCACATGTGATACAAAAGGCACCATCTTATCCCG
- the LOC115975407 gene encoding caffeic acid 3-O-methyltransferase-like isoform X3, producing the protein MSGTIENQVGEEDEACIQAMLISTTPIFCWVLKAATDLDLFGIIAGAGPAACMTPTEIASQLPTQDSEAPYRLDRMLRLLASHSVLTCSIHTLEDGRVERLYGLTPASQFLFEKEDRGSVACLSAFYSHRAVYEVSMHMKDAILEGGNLFKKVHGMPMFQYMDGDPTFKEMFFKIMDDHSTMIMKKILEVYQGFEGLKSLVDVGGGIGKCMNMIISKNPTTKGINFDLPHVIQKAPSYPVYTS; encoded by the exons ATGTCTGGAACCATAGAAAACCAAGTTGGTGAAGAGGATGAGGCATGCATCCAAGCCATGCTAATCTCCACCACGCCAATATTTTGTTGGGTCCTAAAAGCAGCCACTGATCTTGACTTGTTTGGGATCATTGCCGGAGCAGGGCCCGCTGCTTGTATGACACCCACAGAAATTGCTTCGCAGCTTCCAACACAGGACTCGGAAGCGCCTTATCGGTTGGATCGTATGCTGCGCCTTCTTGCTAGTCACTCCGTTTTGACATGCTCTATCCACACACTTGAAGATGGTAGGGTTGAGAGACTCTATGGACTCACACCAGCCTCTCAGTTCCTTTTTGAAAAAGAGGATAGAGGGTCCGTGGCTTGTCTTTCAGCTTTCTATTCACACCGAGCCGTTTACGAGGTCAG CATGCATATGAAGGATGCAATCCTTGAAGGTGGGAATCTATTTAAGAAAGTCCATGGAATGCCCATGTTTCAGTATATGGATGGGGATCCAACTTTCAAGGAGATGTTCTTCAAGATAATGGATGATCATTCCACAatgattatgaagaaaattCTTGAGGTATACCAAGGATTCGAGGGGCTAAAGTCATTGGTTGATGTTGGTGGCGGAattgggaaatgcatgaatatgatCATTTCCAAGAACCCTACCACTAAAGGCATTAACTTTGATTTGCCACATGTGATACAAAAGGCACCATCTTATCCCG